A single region of the Nocardioides sp. W7 genome encodes:
- a CDS encoding oligosaccharide flippase family protein, translating into MSAEVSSRAARIGRGLGWSLGGNVVLRVGNVAMSILMARLIAPDELGVFAVALTVWAILGTLAEFGLGSDLVRSSDPERRAPTVATLGVLTSGALAVGMVLAAGPLAEAFRSPEARGVIVVMALGMAVFGFTIVPAARLQREFRQQTLLWVNAAGLLSSAIVMTTLALRDVGPESLAWGQVANQVVLVVGLHLATRRRPRFGLDREIARASLAFCLPLALANLVSWALLSVDNLMVARVLGPAELGLYLLAFNVSSWPMSALGQALRVVALPGFAQVEDPGERNRALLRAVAPAVTVAVLMGLTLATLADPLVAVLYGERWSGAAEALTGLAVFGALRVLLDLVATFLIAVGATTAVLAVQVLWMVALVPTIWVGLVGFGLSGAGWSHVLVTLVVVVPAYSVCLRRAGVDTTAFLRAGLVPIAAAVPAAAACWWVGTRSGPPLLVLAAGSLVALATYALPLGPWWLRRIAELRRSDARRRVPVLLTGGTPR; encoded by the coding sequence ATGAGCGCCGAGGTCTCGTCGCGCGCGGCGCGGATCGGCCGGGGCCTCGGGTGGAGCCTGGGCGGGAACGTCGTGCTGCGCGTCGGCAACGTCGCGATGTCGATCCTGATGGCGCGCCTGATCGCACCCGACGAGCTCGGTGTCTTCGCGGTCGCCCTGACCGTCTGGGCGATCCTCGGCACCCTGGCGGAGTTCGGGCTCGGTTCCGACCTGGTGCGGTCGAGCGACCCGGAGCGCCGGGCGCCGACCGTCGCCACCCTCGGCGTGCTGACCAGTGGCGCGCTGGCCGTCGGCATGGTGCTGGCCGCCGGTCCACTGGCCGAGGCGTTCCGCAGCCCGGAGGCGCGTGGCGTGATCGTCGTGATGGCGCTCGGCATGGCCGTCTTCGGCTTCACCATCGTCCCAGCCGCCCGCCTCCAGCGCGAGTTCCGTCAACAGACGCTGCTCTGGGTCAACGCCGCCGGCCTGCTCAGCTCGGCGATCGTGATGACCACCCTGGCGCTGCGTGACGTCGGACCGGAGTCGCTGGCCTGGGGACAGGTGGCCAACCAGGTCGTCCTGGTCGTCGGGCTGCACCTGGCCACCCGCCGCCGGCCTCGCTTCGGACTGGACCGGGAGATCGCCCGGGCGTCGCTGGCCTTCTGCCTGCCGCTGGCCCTGGCCAACCTCGTCTCGTGGGCGCTGCTCAGCGTCGACAACCTGATGGTCGCCCGGGTTCTCGGGCCCGCCGAGCTCGGTCTCTACCTGCTGGCCTTCAACGTGTCGTCGTGGCCGATGAGCGCCCTCGGCCAGGCCCTACGCGTCGTCGCGCTGCCCGGCTTCGCCCAGGTCGAGGACCCGGGCGAGCGCAACCGAGCCCTGCTGCGCGCGGTCGCGCCGGCCGTCACGGTCGCTGTGCTGATGGGGCTCACCCTCGCGACGCTGGCCGACCCCCTGGTCGCGGTGCTGTACGGCGAGCGCTGGTCGGGCGCGGCCGAGGCCCTGACCGGCCTCGCGGTCTTCGGCGCCCTGCGAGTCCTGCTCGACCTCGTCGCCACGTTCCTGATAGCCGTGGGCGCGACCACCGCGGTGCTGGCGGTCCAGGTTCTGTGGATGGTGGCGCTGGTGCCGACGATATGGGTCGGCCTGGTCGGCTTCGGGCTCTCGGGAGCCGGCTGGAGCCACGTCCTCGTCACCCTCGTCGTGGTCGTCCCGGCGTACAGCGTGTGCCTGCGGCGGGCCGGCGTCGACACGACCGCCTTCCTGCGCGCCGGACTGGTGCCGATCGCCGCGGCCGTTCCCGCGGCGGCGGCCTGCTGGTGGGTCGGTACCCGGTCGGGCCCGCCCCTGCTGGTGCTGGCCGCCGGCAGCCTCGTCGCGCTCGCGACCTACGCCTTGCCACTCGGCCCGTGGTGGCTGCGCCGGATCGCCGAACTGCGTCGGAGCGACGCCCGTCGACGGGTTCCCGTCCTGCTGACCGGGGGGACGCCGCGATGA
- a CDS encoding O-antigen ligase family protein, translated as MRWVIRRLGLGEHRGAPRAAAFFVVGYAVLLLAVPSQLILAPLGAPGTPANLWALGGLLCWICATVGGLNPVRGATATRIAVGMLTVAVLAAYANGTVSGWYAPPDVRQVTDELWTLVPPTVSDITATMIKAADRGLLSFAGWMAVVLISAEGIRSWRDLELVVAVVAWLGTLLAALGLAQFLWGIDIARYIQIPGLTPNADFGAVLARSTLNRVSGTAVHPIEFGVVLASIFPLALHYSIHRWGRRGALLPVGLVLVGATLSVSRSAILVLAVTMVVLLLGWPNAWRIRALMLAPFVVVGLRLAIPGLVGTIVSLFKNVQNDPSVSGRTDDYGVVFELYGEHPWLGRGLFTFVPRHYRILDDQYLMILLELGVLGLVATMLLILTGFANGHRARRWARTARSRHLGLALAASILGSAVGMVTFDAWGFPMAAGSSFLLIGLACAAAQLALEERPREHLEVPAGTGGAVKETTP; from the coding sequence ATGCGGTGGGTCATCAGGAGGCTGGGGCTGGGCGAGCACCGCGGTGCGCCCCGGGCCGCGGCGTTCTTCGTCGTCGGGTACGCCGTGCTGCTGCTGGCCGTGCCCTCGCAGCTGATCCTGGCGCCGCTCGGTGCCCCGGGCACTCCCGCCAACCTCTGGGCGCTCGGCGGGCTGCTGTGCTGGATCTGCGCGACGGTCGGCGGCCTGAACCCGGTGCGCGGCGCCACCGCGACCCGGATCGCCGTCGGCATGCTGACCGTGGCGGTGCTCGCTGCGTACGCCAACGGGACCGTGTCGGGCTGGTACGCCCCGCCGGACGTTCGTCAGGTGACCGACGAGCTGTGGACCCTGGTGCCGCCGACGGTCTCCGACATCACCGCCACGATGATCAAGGCCGCCGACCGCGGGCTGCTCTCCTTCGCCGGCTGGATGGCGGTGGTGCTGATCTCTGCGGAGGGGATCCGTTCCTGGCGGGACCTGGAGCTGGTCGTCGCGGTGGTGGCCTGGCTCGGGACGCTGCTGGCCGCGCTCGGGCTGGCGCAGTTCCTCTGGGGCATCGACATCGCGCGCTACATCCAGATCCCGGGGCTCACCCCGAACGCCGACTTCGGTGCGGTGCTGGCGCGCTCGACGCTGAACCGGGTGTCCGGGACGGCCGTGCACCCGATCGAGTTCGGCGTGGTGCTCGCCAGCATTTTCCCGCTGGCGCTGCACTACAGCATCCACCGGTGGGGCCGGCGCGGTGCGCTGCTGCCGGTCGGGCTGGTGCTCGTGGGCGCGACGCTGTCGGTGTCGCGATCGGCGATCCTGGTGCTCGCGGTGACGATGGTCGTGCTGCTCCTCGGGTGGCCGAACGCCTGGCGGATCCGGGCGCTGATGCTGGCGCCGTTCGTCGTGGTCGGTCTCCGGCTCGCGATCCCCGGCCTGGTCGGCACGATCGTCTCGCTGTTCAAGAACGTCCAGAACGACCCCAGCGTGAGCGGGCGCACCGACGACTACGGCGTGGTCTTCGAGCTCTACGGCGAGCACCCGTGGCTGGGCCGCGGGCTGTTCACCTTCGTGCCGCGGCACTACCGCATCCTCGATGACCAGTACCTGATGATCCTGCTCGAGCTGGGTGTGCTCGGCCTGGTCGCGACGATGCTGCTCATCCTGACCGGCTTCGCGAACGGCCACCGCGCCCGACGGTGGGCGCGGACGGCCCGGTCGCGGCACCTCGGCCTGGCCCTCGCCGCGTCGATCCTCGGCAGCGCGGTGGGCATGGTGACCTTCGACGCCTGGGGGTTCCCGATGGCTGCGGGCAGCTCCTTCCTGCTGATCGGGCTGGCCTGTGCGGCCGCGCAGCTCGCGCTCGAGGAGCGCCCGCGCGAGCACCTCGAGGTCCCTGCCGGCACCGGCGGCGCCGTGAAGGAGACGACCCCGTGA
- a CDS encoding DegT/DnrJ/EryC1/StrS family aminotransferase, with amino-acid sequence MSNLTRADHPEDPVPLVDLRPQQDRVATEVRDAVQAVLESGAYVLGPPVSRFEEEYAAFCGTDHCVGVGNGTDALHLALRAAGIGSGDEVIVPANTFVATAEAVVLAGAELVLVDCDEDLLIDVDAAAARLTPRTRAVVGVDLYGQAAPFERLRAVVGPDVLLVEDGAQSQGGARHGRPTGSLADVAATSFYPGKNLGAVGDAGAVTTDRADLATELRKLRNHGGVERYRHEVVGTNSRLDSIQAAVLSIKLTHLKEWNAQRAAVADRYAALLGDLPQVVLPRTVAGNEHVWHLYVVRVPERARVQQALADAGIGTGLHYPAPIHLMPAFADLGLGPGSFPVAERTAGQILSLPMYPGLTAVQQERVAAALVAAVSELGS; translated from the coding sequence ATGAGCAACCTCACGCGCGCCGACCACCCGGAGGACCCGGTGCCCCTGGTCGACCTCCGGCCGCAGCAGGACCGGGTCGCCACCGAGGTCCGCGACGCGGTGCAGGCGGTGCTCGAGAGCGGCGCGTACGTCCTCGGCCCGCCCGTCTCGCGCTTCGAGGAGGAGTACGCCGCCTTCTGCGGCACCGACCACTGCGTGGGCGTCGGCAACGGGACCGACGCGCTGCACCTGGCCCTCCGGGCGGCCGGCATCGGATCCGGCGACGAGGTGATCGTCCCGGCCAACACCTTCGTCGCCACGGCGGAGGCCGTGGTCCTGGCCGGCGCCGAGCTGGTCCTCGTCGACTGCGACGAGGACCTGCTGATCGACGTCGACGCGGCCGCGGCCCGGCTGACCCCGCGGACCCGCGCCGTCGTCGGCGTGGATCTCTACGGTCAGGCCGCGCCGTTCGAGCGGCTGCGTGCCGTCGTCGGGCCCGACGTGCTGCTGGTCGAGGACGGCGCCCAGTCGCAGGGCGGCGCCCGGCACGGCCGTCCGACGGGCAGCCTGGCCGACGTCGCGGCGACCAGCTTCTACCCCGGCAAGAACCTCGGGGCGGTCGGCGACGCCGGCGCCGTCACGACCGATCGCGCGGACCTCGCCACCGAGCTGCGCAAGCTGCGCAACCACGGCGGGGTCGAGCGCTACCGGCACGAGGTGGTCGGCACGAACTCGCGGCTGGACTCGATCCAGGCCGCGGTGCTCTCGATCAAGCTCACCCACCTCAAGGAGTGGAACGCGCAGCGGGCCGCTGTCGCCGACCGCTACGCCGCCCTGCTCGGCGACCTCCCGCAGGTCGTGCTCCCGCGCACGGTGGCCGGCAACGAGCACGTCTGGCACCTCTACGTCGTCCGGGTGCCGGAGCGGGCCCGGGTGCAGCAGGCGCTGGCCGACGCCGGGATCGGCACCGGACTGCACTACCCGGCCCCGATCCACCTGATGCCGGCCTTCGCCGACCTGGGCCTGGGTCCCGGGAGCTTCCCGGTCGCCGAGCGCACTGCGGGCCAGATCCTGTCGCTGCCGATGTACCCCGGCCTGACCGCCGTCCAGCAGGAGCGGGTCGCGGCTGCGCTGGTCGCCGCGGTCTCGGAGCTCGGATCATGA
- a CDS encoding glycosyltransferase family 2 protein, translating to MRFRRPRPLRSTPTVSVVVPCYRYGRYLPAAVASALDQPGVEVEVIVVDDASPDDSAEVARALAAADPRVRVLVHEQNRGHIQTYNDGLALAEGEYVSLLSADDLLTPGSLTRAAALFEAHPGVGLVYGYARSFTGEVPVAVPRVRSWSVYAGREWLDLTARRGRCLISSPEAVVRREVLAGGGYDARLPHSADFALWLRAAAHWDVARVNGPIQAWYRVHDANMHLTTYAGWLTDLVERRRTFDLFFAEVADPSTARAQQPIAQRALCREAARRALAARRDDRPAEADAYRAFARSVCSTTERDLSWRLEALLARSAGPLPGGAALRAAGRAGRHLRWRYERRYGT from the coding sequence ATGCGCTTCCGCCGCCCGCGCCCGCTTCGCTCGACGCCCACCGTGTCGGTGGTCGTGCCCTGCTACCGCTACGGGCGCTACCTGCCTGCCGCGGTCGCGAGCGCTCTGGACCAGCCGGGGGTCGAGGTCGAGGTGATCGTCGTCGACGACGCCTCCCCGGACGACAGCGCCGAGGTCGCCCGTGCCCTGGCCGCCGCCGACCCACGGGTCCGGGTCCTGGTCCACGAGCAGAACCGCGGTCACATCCAGACCTACAACGACGGTCTCGCCCTGGCCGAGGGTGAGTACGTCAGCCTGCTCTCCGCCGACGACCTGCTGACGCCGGGCTCGCTCACCCGGGCCGCCGCCCTGTTCGAGGCGCACCCCGGGGTCGGCCTCGTCTACGGCTACGCCCGCTCGTTCACCGGCGAGGTGCCGGTCGCGGTCCCACGGGTGCGCAGCTGGAGCGTGTACGCGGGCCGGGAGTGGCTCGACCTCACCGCGCGCCGCGGACGGTGTCTCATCAGCAGCCCCGAGGCGGTCGTGCGTCGCGAGGTGCTCGCCGGCGGCGGCTACGACGCGCGGCTCCCGCATTCCGCGGACTTCGCGCTGTGGCTGCGGGCCGCGGCTCACTGGGACGTCGCCCGCGTGAACGGCCCGATCCAGGCCTGGTACCGCGTGCACGACGCCAACATGCATCTGACCACGTACGCCGGCTGGCTCACCGACCTCGTCGAGCGGCGGCGTACCTTCGACCTCTTCTTCGCCGAGGTGGCCGACCCATCGACCGCGCGCGCCCAGCAGCCCATCGCCCAGCGGGCCCTGTGCCGGGAGGCGGCCCGGCGTGCCCTGGCCGCCCGTCGTGACGACCGGCCCGCCGAGGCCGACGCCTATCGCGCCTTCGCCCGGTCCGTCTGCTCGACCACGGAGCGCGACCTGAGCTGGCGGCTCGAGGCGCTGCTGGCCCGCTCCGCCGGTCCGCTGCCCGGGGGAGCCGCCCTGCGGGCGGCCGGCCGGGCCGGGCGCCACCTGCGCTGGCGCTACGAGCGGCGGTACGGCACATGA
- a CDS encoding glycosyltransferase family 1 protein — MMRPAAGVGDRWRQVRRLLATEGTAGLGRRVRLRLAEALVPPGSTGLAVSEEEVDRATAVAAGVVPAPGPLPWRPGEPMRVAWVCTPPAPGSGGHTTMFRLVSALEQAGHRCDLYLRDRHGWSLDQHREIIRTHWPEVRAGVHDLAGGIADSHAVVATAWESAYAVLASPARGRRCYLVQDLEPMFYPAGSAALLAEATYNFGMHGLTAGPWLAERLRADHGMTADHFDFGCDLAVYRPREDEPTVPRDGIAYYCRPGTPRRAHELALLALTRFARLHPDVPIHCYGTVVADLPFPAIQHGRLSPVELGALYRRCVAGLVLSATNVSLVPLEMLAAGCVPVVNDAAQHRAVLDNPQVRYATPTPRDLADALADLVGQPPTARRVRALAAADSVEDVGWDRAGAQVEQALLRVVARPVAPDRSGVAPDIRDNSEGEVPCTSLTR; from the coding sequence ATGATGCGGCCCGCCGCTGGGGTGGGCGATCGTTGGCGGCAGGTCCGCCGGCTGCTCGCCACCGAGGGCACCGCCGGGCTCGGCCGGCGGGTGCGGCTGCGACTCGCCGAGGCCCTGGTGCCCCCCGGCTCGACCGGCCTCGCCGTCAGCGAGGAGGAGGTCGACCGCGCGACGGCGGTGGCGGCGGGCGTCGTACCGGCTCCCGGGCCGCTGCCCTGGCGGCCGGGCGAGCCGATGCGCGTGGCGTGGGTCTGCACGCCGCCGGCCCCGGGCTCGGGCGGGCACACGACCATGTTCCGTCTGGTCAGCGCACTCGAGCAGGCCGGACACCGGTGCGACCTCTACCTCCGGGACCGGCACGGCTGGTCACTCGACCAGCACCGGGAGATCATCCGGACCCACTGGCCGGAGGTGCGCGCCGGGGTCCACGACCTCGCCGGCGGGATCGCGGACTCGCACGCCGTCGTCGCGACCGCCTGGGAGTCGGCGTACGCCGTGCTCGCCTCGCCGGCCCGGGGCCGCCGCTGCTACCTGGTGCAGGACCTGGAGCCGATGTTCTACCCGGCCGGGAGCGCGGCGCTGCTCGCGGAGGCGACCTACAACTTCGGCATGCACGGCCTCACGGCCGGGCCCTGGCTCGCCGAGCGGCTGCGGGCCGACCACGGCATGACGGCCGACCACTTCGACTTCGGCTGCGACCTCGCGGTCTACCGGCCGCGCGAGGACGAGCCCACCGTGCCGCGCGACGGCATCGCCTACTACTGCCGTCCGGGCACCCCCCGGCGCGCGCACGAGCTCGCGCTGCTCGCCCTCACCCGGTTCGCCCGGCTGCACCCGGACGTCCCGATCCACTGCTACGGCACCGTCGTCGCCGACCTGCCGTTCCCGGCGATCCAGCACGGCCGGCTCTCACCGGTCGAGCTCGGCGCGCTGTACCGGCGCTGCGTCGCCGGACTGGTGCTCTCGGCGACCAACGTCTCCCTGGTTCCCCTGGAGATGCTCGCCGCCGGCTGCGTGCCGGTCGTCAACGACGCCGCCCAGCACCGGGCGGTGCTCGACAACCCGCAGGTCCGCTACGCCACACCGACCCCGCGCGACCTCGCCGACGCGCTCGCCGACCTGGTCGGCCAGCCGCCGACGGCACGCAGGGTCCGGGCCCTGGCGGCGGCGGACTCGGTCGAGGACGTCGGCTGGGACCGGGCCGGCGCCCAGGTCGAGCAGGCCCTGCTGCGCGTGGTCGCCCGACCCGTCGCGCCCGACCGGAGCGGTGTAGCACCCGACATCCGCGACAACTCCGAAGGGGAAGTGCCATGTACCTCGCTGACGCGCTGA